The DNA region cgggcaaacttttatatatgaaggaattatcaaagcgGGGACTACTTTGaatccgcccataaggcataagtatgtcggtccgcataactttaagGGGTACAAAGTTATGCCCTGGGGGCATACTTTAAtaacgggcaaacttttatACGGATGCAAGATAAACCCCCGAACGAATTATCGAAAATTATCCGGACCCACATACTTacgccaagtccgcccataaggcacaTTTTCACAAGTATGccgttgggggcatagcgaaatttaaacttgccttgcgtttttaaaatttttacgCGCGCTGGTTCGAACACGAACCTATGGGtttatgcgaagggcaaaatttaaagatttcaaatatgaggggcaaaatttaaagaccaccccaaacgaagggcaattctgcgaattgcccaaaaAATTTCATACTCAAGGCTCGAACTCAAAATCATTAATTAAGGGAGAAGCAACTTCATCTATTGCATCACATTCTGTGGTATGGAGTGCACACATTTTCAATACACCCACGTTCATTTATGTTTAGTCATTTTGAGCCCCgactaatttaaatttttgtcgTGCAGTAAGACTCATGAAAATAATAGCTTTAAATATTATTgctaacttttttatttttaaaattcaaattcgAGATCTTTGACTATCCGATCTTATTCATCTTACCAATCTCACCATAGCTCTCAGTGGCACCTGCAccctattttcttcttctttttttcaccaACCTTACTCCTTAATCGTTACGAATTTAACTTTTACCttttaataatgtaaaaaaaaaaaaaaaaaacttccctATCAAATCACTTGCAAAAGAGATAACCAGAAATATTATCCatcaaaaattaattcaaaacattACATAACACAGGACAGCAATATGATAAAGGTCATGTTTGAAGAATGAGTATTGGTCGTCTACGAAATTCCAATTAAGAGGCAAATGTGTCCAAACTCCATGTATCTTTGGCTTATTATATTCAAGAATCATGAAACTTCTACACATCTTCTAGTCAAGATACTCATATATCCCCATcaccaaaaaaatcaataaaaatatCCACTGATTGAATATATATGTCGCCTTTTGTGTCTAGAGAACTTTAAAAGTTGCATGCACTTGACAAAGAAAGCCCACAAAAAGAGATAAAATAGAAAGAAACGTGCCCCTTCTAAAAACACTAGTAATTTCCAAGAAGATCATTACTTACAATTTACACATTATAAGTACAACAAGAAGCACTAGAACACCTTTTGGTTACtcaacaaaaaccaaaaaatcccATTAACATATATTTGTAGCTATGGCCACAGATGCTATTCCGGCACCGGCAGATGACCGGAATATTAGCCGGAAAATTGGACGGTCATCGAGGACGAAGTGCCCCGCCCCGTTCTTGTCGAAAACTTATGATCTTTTAGAGGAGCAAGAAGAagataataattattataagggGCAAAATAAGGTTGTTTCATGGAATGTTGAGGGAAGTGGATTTGTTGTGTGGTGTCCAGCTGAGTTTTCTGAGCTTATGTTACCTAAATATTTCAAGCACAACAATTTCTCCAGTTTCATCAGACAACTTAATACCTATGTAAGTCTTTCTTTACAAATATGTATGTGCATATTTACATCATAGGCCATTTATTTATCCTTTTTGATGAGCAAAATGCTTCTTGTATCTCAAATATTAGTTGATTTGATAAATTGGATTCgttcaaaaaaatttgatgcacaacaacaataacaatcacaataataaacccagtgtaattccacaagtgaGGTGTGGAGAAGGTcgaatgtacgcagaccttacccctagcTACCACTATAATTAGCCGATCGTGTTAATTGAGATTCTATATTTTCTGACTACCGGCCAGTTGGCGGATGTTTCAATATCACGAGTTGGTGATTTTTCTGAGGGCAACACTACAtttcttttggaaaaatttggaaggCGATAAGAAAAAGATATCACTATTGTACAATATAATGTTTTAAACAACTCTATTAataagattattattttttctttcttaaagtgTTAATAAAATCTTAATAAAAGACGGATAATGTGGAACGGAGGTAGACTATACACGTATTGTTTCCATATGTTTGGTCTGTTATTTGGAACTTTTTTCTGGAGGGAAGTGGATTACATTTGCATTTCTGtattgaaatttataagtggACAAAAAGAGTATTGTATGCTTTGATCTACTTGGTTCGGTAGAGGGAAATGCATGgttgtttcaactttcaagtaATATGTGGAGATATTTAATTTAACAAATAAGCCGTTTCGTGTTAATGTTATACCGTCTTTTACTATAATAATTTTGGGCAGATAATTGGATGAAAGATAATACAATGTGCCATACggtaaaatactaaaataattaCCCCCCTATTGGAACAATCAAGGCCCGAGAGAtgttattcaaattttcaaccaaATCGACTCAAGTTGTCTTTTCGCAACACCCCTTTTCCCCTTAGCTAAAATaccaataaaagaaaaattgtcatacaggtatatgtatgtgtatattagTTTGGTATAAATATTTGATGCTTGCCAAATTTTTACCGTCCAATATATAATATGggttattaagtctttgaagaAAGTCCCCGTTAGTGTCCCAAAGTCGATTCATGAATTAGCAATTGTAGTCCATTTACTTTAACTTCTGGTTGTTTTCACTGATTTATTgaaaaatcacataattaatCACCGTCGAATTGGCAAAGGTTTATTTCCGAAAGATGACCTTGCTATCAGAAAGTGGTACAATGGTTCTAgcttttttcatttcatttttgtcGAAATTCTGGTATATATTTATTGTACTGACATCTCCTAGTGACTAAAATGGTAGTCAAATTGGTTGAAAGCCAAAACCGATCAACAAAAACAACCTAGTCGACAGTCAAATTTTGATCACATCTTGTCGCCTTACGGTTTTGACGAACTTATCTGACAATAACTAGAGTACACTATTTTGACTTCAAGTTTGAGAATATTAATAGAGAGCtctacgatatatatatatagactatgaAATCTGATCAACTTTCAATGTCGTGCAATCTTTTTCATCTACGAATTCTATCAATACCATCTTGTTGAAGTCATGCTCTGAATATTTGcagtttttttaatttccttaaattaatgttgaatttttgTTTAAATGTATAGGGATTCAAGAAAGTAGCATCAAAACGGTGGGAATTTCAGCATGAAAAGTTCCAAAAAGGGTGCAGGCATTTGCTAGCAGAAATAACAAGGAAGAAATGTGAACCAAGTGCCTTCCCTACATACTTAAATCCTTGTGAAAAGAGAACATTATTAGCTAGAAGTGAAGAGAATACAACAAGGCAGATGCTTATGGAAGAGAACCAAAACTTGAAAAAGGAAAGGATGGAATTGCAAATGCAAATTGCTCATTTCAAAACATTGGAAATGAAGTTGCTGCAATGCCTTTCTCAATGTGTGGAAAATCCACATACTAAAACTAGAAAGTTGTTTTAGAGGCTCGGGAACTTTGTACGTtgagctgtttttttttttttttagtcagaCATGTATTATTAATTATCTCCTaccccaacaatccaaaaaaataaagaaaagaaaagtgtggaaagggagaaaataattaattgaccCCCACCCCACCAATAGGAGctttgtattttaattttttagttgCACATATATAACCACTCTGACTCCAGCCctctgaaaaaagaaaaaagaagagaaggggaAAAGGGAGAAAATAATTAACCCCTAATATATATTGTTAATAACAAAATTGGAAGTTGTCTCTTTCGAGTCTTGCCCAAAATTTTGGGAGCTTGTCATAGGAAATATAATTAGTTGTTCTGGTCATAACCGATGATTCTTTTCAACACTTTGATTCTAGAATTTTCAATAGATGAGCTTAACATCTGATATATGTTAATCTAAGCCAGTTTATTCCTTGTGAAGTTCTTGCATTTCTGCTGACCAGGTTCAGAGGTTTGACAAATTTCCTATCAAGCTCGTTTTCTTTCTCCCAACCTTATAATTTCTTAGGTATTTACTTTTCTTGACCGCAGACTAAATTGATTACTTTTAGCTTTAGTTGATCGGTTTATAATACGCATAACTTAAGTATTATTGGAAGAAACGAAGTACATTATCATTTGCAGTATAATCATAGGCAATGTAAAATGATACTCCTTTCGTCCCAATCTATGTAAAGGTGTTTGATTAGACattcaatttctaaaataagttataaatatttgtattAGTATACATCATCTCATTAaaagtaaaatgagaagtttaaagttaaaattttactaCTAAATATAGacaaaatgtcatttttttttttttagaccgataaaaaaaaaagtatttatataaattgagacagtgAGAGTAATATAGCAATATTAGATCAATTTTTAAATTAGTTGTAAACTTGAGATAAAAATTTGTTGGTGTAGATGCAATATGTTGGATTGGTGAACCCTTCACCTGTATGTTTCCAGAAATTTAAGGGTGATTATGGAACTTCCTTTCGTCATTCTCCAAATCAGCTGAAACTCCTAAAACCCTAAAACACAGTGCAGTGATTTAGTGCCCAAATTGTCAAGCAGAAAATGCAATTGAATCGCCGGATATTCCAAGGCCTAACCGGAATAGCATG from Lycium ferocissimum isolate CSIRO_LF1 chromosome 2, AGI_CSIRO_Lferr_CH_V1, whole genome shotgun sequence includes:
- the LOC132045339 gene encoding heat stress transcription factor B-2a-like — translated: MATDAIPAPADDRNISRKIGRSSRTKCPAPFLSKTYDLLEEQEEDNNYYKGQNKVVSWNVEGSGFVVWCPAEFSELMLPKYFKHNNFSSFIRQLNTYGFKKVASKRWEFQHEKFQKGCRHLLAEITRKKCEPSAFPTYLNPCEKRTLLARSEENTTRQMLMEENQNLKKERMELQMQIAHFKTLEMKLLQCLSQCVENPHTKTRKLF